ACATCGTCGACATCCCCAGAGAGCGATTGAAGCGCCTCCTGCAACAAATCAGCACCCTTCCGGTGGTCACCCATCGGATCAACTGCACCGAAGAGAACGAGTCGCTTGTCAGACGGTAGCCCGAAAAAATCACGGCCGAGTGATGGGTCCCGGGGCCTGTACGTTTTGGTATCGAGTGCATTCGGGATAACCTCGATGCGTCTGTCGCCAAACAGGGAACTCCGTCGAGCCTCTTCCGCGAGCCACGTCGACGGTGTGACGATGGTGAGGTCAAGGTCGTCCCAGTGGTGAGCCTTGCGATGCCAGCCGATGCGGGACAGGTCTGTATCGATGCTACTATCTAGCTGTGGACAGCTTCCGCAACGCTCCTCAAACCGGTCACAGCCGAAGGAATAGTGGCAGCCGCCAGTAAAGGCGGTCATATCGGGCAGGCGCCAGACAACCGGGCGTGAGAGCCGTCCGATACTCCGAACTGAAAGCGCGCCCCGCCAGACCCAATTCAGGTGGATTAGGTCCGGGTTGATATCTTGTATCCAACTGAGCTTCCGCTCAGGAAGCCAGTTTATCCCGAACCCTCCCGACTTTCCGTACAGCCTCAACGGGAGCAAATCCACGTGCGGACGGGCCAAGCTCCAGGCCCGGTCAATCGTAGATTCGGGACCGACGACGGTTGGTTCGTCCGTTGACTTTTCCTGGACCAGCAGCCGAGAGTCTACGCCAAGCCGTCGAAGACCCCGATGAATCCGCGTCGTGGCCGTCGCCGACCCACCCGTGTCGGCAGTGTTGACAAGAAGCGGTCGAATGTCGGTCTGCTGCGTTCCGGTCATGAATCCATCACCATCAGTTCGTTGAGCCTAGTGTATATAGTAGGTACATCCTGTGACGAAGACGGATTGGGCGCTGGCATCGAGTTATTTTATACAACGCGGACAGGCAGTACGGTGGTGGACAGACCGCGAGTTTCTAGGTGACTAAATTATCGTTACTCTGGTGGAAATTCAATGCTATTCGAGTCGCGTAAGTAAGCAGCGGTGTACTCGTGGAGATCAGTAGGTAGATCCGCTGGCTCGAACGCGCGCAGTCCATCGTGCTGGTCGTCGAGTTCCATCTCGTCGATACCCACGTCGGTCTCGACGACGAACCCATTGGCGAGGTAGTGCTTGCCGTCGCCGTCGAGCTCGGCCTCGTGGTAGAGGTGTTCGTATGCACCAAGTTCCCCGATAACTTCGACCTTGACCCCGAGCTCATCGCTCGCGACGCGGCGGGCGGCGTCCACAAGTCGTTCGTGCTTGTGAACGCGGCCGCCGGGGACGAACCACTCTCCTTTCGCCGGCTCGTTCGTCCGCTTCCCGAGGACGATGCCGTCCGGCGAGCGGACGACGAGGTCGATGGAGACGATAGGGACGTTCCTGACGACGGTCTCCCACTCGTCTTCGGCGATACGGTCTAGTTTCGGCGTGAACTCAGACATACTCTTTCTCGAACCACTCGACCGTGCGCTCCAGTCCGGTGTCGAAGCCAGTGGTCGCCTCCCAGCCGAAGTACTCCTTCGCACGCGAGGTGTCGAGACAGCGTCGCATCTGTCCGTCGGGCTTTGACGTATCCCACTCGACGTCGCCCTCGTAGCCGGTCACGTCTGAGATAGTTTCGACCAGTTCCCTGATGCTTATCTCCATGCCACTCCCCAAGTTTACAGGCTCGCTCCGGTCGTACTTCTCGGTCGCATCGAGGATACCTTCGGCAGCGTCCTTCACGTAGAGGAACTCACGGGTCGGTTCGCCGGTACCCCAGGCAGTGATGCTGTTATCGCCGCGTTCGCGCGCCTCCACGCACTTCCGGATGATGGCGGGAATGACGTGTGAGCTCTCCAAGTCGAAGTCGTCGCGCGGACCGTAGAGGTTCACCGGCATCAGGTAGATGCTGTCGAAGTCGTACTGCTTCCGGTAGGCTTTGGACTGCGTGAGCAGGGCCTTCTTCGCAATGCCGTAGGGCGCGTTCGTCGGCTCGGGGTAGCCGTCAAACAAATCATCCTCGGAAAAGGGGACTGACGTCTCCTCAGGGTAGGCACAGATGGTTCCGAGTATAGTGAACTTCTCCACGTCAAACTGGCGGGCCTGCTCGATGAGTTCGATGCCCATAACGGCATTGTCGTAGAAGTAGCGCCCCGGGTTCTCGCGGTTCGCACCAATACCGCCGACCGTCGCGGCGAGATGGATGACGACGTCGGGGTCGGAGTCGTCGAGTGCACGGCGGATATCATCACGGTTCCTGAGGTCGTACTCGTCGCTCCGTGGGACGAACACGTCGATGTTCTCGGAGCGCGACTTGAGGTCGTCCACGAGGTGACTGCCGAGAAAGCCTGCGCCACCAGTCACCATAACCGACTTGTTGTCCCAGTAGCTCATCTCCAGTCCACCCGACCAATCCAGCGCCGTTCGTTCTCAGCGTACCACTCGATAGTCCGCCGTATGCCCTCTTCCCAACCGACCTCAGGTTCCCAGCCAGTCTCTTCAGTCAGTTTTTCATGACCGACAAGTAGCTCCTCGACATCGCTGTCGCCCGGTCGATAGCGGTCCTCATCCTGGACAATCTCCGGGTCGTCCCAGTAGCCCTCCTCCGTACCGACGCGCAGAATCGTATCCGCCCACTCCTGCATGGAAACGTTTTCGCCGTACCCGTAGACGTACTGCTCGCCGGGGTTTCCACCGAGCGCGACGTGGAGGTGCCCACGGACGCCGTCCTCAACGTAGCACATGTCGCGTTTCGGGGTTAGATTACCGAGCTCGACGCGATCCCGTTTGAGCGCCTGCGAGATGATAGTGCCTGTGATGTAGCGCGGGTTCTGTCGTGGCCCATAGTTATTGAACATGCGCGTGGTGACGGTGGGCACGTCGTAGGCGTCGTAGTAGTTCATCGTCAGGAAGTCCGCCGCCAACTTCGAAGTGGCGTAGATGCTCGTCGGGTTGACCGGCGAGCGCTCCGAGAGCAGGACTCGGCCGTCGTCGACGAAGTCGTGGTTTTCACGCACCTCGTCCCTAACGTTGCCGTACTCCTCGGAAGTGCCAGCGGTATCGAACTTCGCGATGTCCAAATCGAGGTCAACCACAGACTGGAGGAGGTTGAGCGTCCCGCCAACATTCGCGTCGACCGTCTCGTACGGGCGTTCCCACGACTCACCGACGTGTGCCTGCGCCCCGAGGTGGAAGATGAGCGAGTCGGAATGACCCTTGAGCGCGGAGAGCGCGCGCTCAACCGAGTGCTTGTCTCGGAGGTCGCCCCTGTGAACGGTGACATCCTCCGAGTGGTGACGGATGTTGTTGAGTTCGCCACTCGACGTTGCACGGACGAAAACGTGGACATTGGCGTCGTACTCAACGAGTGTATCGACCAGATGACTTCCGACGAATCCGTCCGCGCCGGTGACGAACACCGTGCGTTCGGCGAGTTTCGAGGAGAGATTCATTGTCAACCTCTCCACGGCCATCGCATATATGTTTTCATATCTCTCAAAACGGACACTGAAGGGCCTCAGAAAGCAGCTACAGCTGGATTAGTGATTGTCGGTTGTACGCGGTCGACCTTTGCTTACCGGTCCCGCATCACCGCCTCGCCAAGCTTGCTCGTCTTCCCCGTCCAACACGACGCCAGCATCTAAACTAGAATCATTCCCATCTTCGCTTCGTCAAGACACGAGGCTGAGCTTCAATCATCCGATATCGACCCACTACCCCTTCACATTCATCCGGACGTACCCGTTTTCGTGGCGCAAATTGGCCACCTTCCTGCCAGCCCTAAAGTTCTAATCCTGCTAGACACCAATTTCAGACGCACTCTCGATGCACAACGTTCCTACCGCGCATCAGTCCGAGTTCTTCACCTCTACCATATTCCCAACTCTAACGTCTGGTCCGACCATACTCATACCGCGAACGAAGGAGTTGAGACCGATGTCCGCGCCGGAGTACAGCACCACTGACCCTTGGATATAGGGGTCGTTACGAAACCACTCACCCTCCTAGACGACGACCGGGCCGGATAACGTCGCATCATCCTTTACATCGCCGTCTAGCATGTGATATCTGGAGTCCGTGATTCCGTACTAGCTGCGTTCACTGAGTTCAGTACGATTGATAGCGTCGAAGATAGACTCCTCGAACTCGTAAAGTGCCAGATTCAGCAGGTTCGATGCAGCTAGGGGGCTTCTCCGCCTGCTTGGCTAGCCGGTCATAACCGTCGCTGACGATGCCGTAGTTCGAGGGTACGTTGACGGGCTTCGTTGCCGGCGGCAGTGCAGCTGGCCTCGACCAGCCCGCCAACCAGCCCGTCGGTGACGACCACGTCGCTGTTCAGCATAAGGAGCGAACTGTCGCCAGCGTAAGTAGTCCTGAGTTGTTCGGTCTACTCACCGTATTCGACGGGAGCCTGTGTCAGATGTCGCCGCCGAGGTCGCGGATGACCTCGTCACGGTAGCCAACGAGGAATGACGCCGCGCTCAACGTACGGCGTGCGCACGTCCAATACTCATACGACTAACTGGGCGCCGGCTATGAGGAGCACCGGTCCCAGCCGGTTCACGTTCAGAGGCGCATTCGGGTACCCCTGCCGGCGGCTACGACTACTGACTGCATCTACTCGGACCGGCTCTCTGCGGTCGTTTCCTGAGCATCCTTATCTGGAGCGCCCGCGTCGTCGTCAACCCCGGTTTCACCCGTTTCTTGAAGCTTGTGCTCGGTCTGTTCTCGGTCCTCCGGATACCCGATATCACTCCGCCAGCCGTCGATACGAATCGCGTCGATGGTCCGCCCACTCTGAATCAGCAGGTCCACAGCATCAGATATCTCGTACTCGCCGCGGTTCGACGGCTGCACGAGGTGACAGGCGTGGAAGATTGCGGGCGTGAACGTGTAGAATCCGGTCATCACGAGGTTCGACGGCGGATCGTCGGGCTTCTCGACCACGTCCGTAATCTCTCCATACTGGTTCGTCGCACAGACGCCGTAGCGACTCGCCTCCTCCCAGGGCACTTCCTCGACCAGGAAGGCCGCATCAGCTCTATCCTCCCGCTGCCGACGGACCACGTCCTGCAGATTGGCGTCGAAGATGTTGTCGCCGAGCATGAGCATGAAGTCGTCGTCGATGTGCTCCTCGACAGTCAATAACGCATGCGCGAGGCCCTTCTGCTCTCGTTGATGAGCGTACGTGATGGGTATGCCCTCAAATTCATCGCCGTAGTGACTGATTATCTTCTCTTTCATGTAGCCGACGACGATGACGAACTCGTCGGCACCGAGGTCGCGAAGTTGCTCCAGACAGTGCGTGATGATTGGTTTGCCGGCGACCTCGACCATGCCTTTCGGTTTGTCGTCGGTGAGTGGCCGCAATCGCGTACCTTTCCCAGCTGCGAGGACGACTGCTTTCATACAACAGTCTCCATTCTCCCGTGGCTAAATACTTTTAGCCCGCGCGTCGGCACGCCGACAGCAACTCTTTTGCGCCCGCACCGAGGAAGTCCGGGCGATGGCCGACAGCGACGACGTGTGCGTGCTGGTCCCGACCTACAACGAGGCGGCGACCATCGGCGAGGTTGTCGACGGAATGCGCGAGCAGGGCTTCGAGAACGTCCTCGTCATCGACGGGCACTCCTCGGATGGAACCCGTGACATCGCCCAACAGCACGGCGCACGCGTCGTCAAGCAGAGCGGGTCCGGACGCGGCTCCGGAAAGGGGCAAGCCGTCCGCGAGGGCGTCCTCCAGCACATCGACGCGGAGTACGTCTTGATGCTGGACGGTGACGGAACCTACAGACCCGACGAAGCCCACGACATGCTCGAACCTCTGTTCGAGGGCCGCGCCGAGCACGTCATCGGCGACCGGTTCGCCGACATGGAGTCAGGGGCGATGACGCGACTCAACCGCTTCGGCAACCGGATGATCAACACGGGCTTCGCCGTCATCCACGGGCAGAACTTCCGGGACATCCTGAGCGGCTACCGGGCCTTCACTCGCGAGTCGTTCGAGCGGATGACGCTCAACGCGGAGGGCTTCGGTATCGAGACCGAACTCGCCGTTGAGTGCGCGCGCCAGGGCATCCGAACCGAAGTGGTCGACATCACCTACCTCGCGCGCCCCGACGAGTCACAGACGAACCTGCGGCCGTTCCGGGATGGGGGCGGTATCCTCCTGACGCTGTACCTGCGCTCGAAGACGCACAATCCCTTGTTCTACTTCGGAAGCGTCGGTGGTATGAGCGGCCTCGCCGGTATCTTCATCGGTGCGTGGGTCGGGTACGAGTGGTTCTTCAGAGGCGTGCCGCACAACATCCTGGCGATGCTCGCCGGCGTCCTCCTACTACTCGGCGTTCAGCTCGCCATGTTCGGCGTGCTCGCGGACACCATCGTCTCCCTGCATCAGGAACAGCGCAGCCGCCTCGAACGAATCGCGGAGGAGACGCGCGCGGACACGGAGACCGTCGAAGAGACCGCCTCGGCCGAGAACTAGAAGGGCAGGACGCCCCGCATCCGCTCGACGAAACTCACGCTCCCCGAACGGTACTCGTCGAACACAGGATACAGCGCGTTCAGGAGGGCCTGTTCGTCTTCGAACTCCCTGACACCGGCCTCGGCGATCGCCTTGCCGAGTTTGATCGTCCGCCCGCGGGTGTCATAGGGTATCTCCACGTTGCCGAGTCGCTTCTGGAGGTCCTCGGCGCGGGCGGGGTAGTCGATGTCGTAGTGGTCGAGTTCCGCGTCTACCCGCGCGATACCGAAGTCCATCGCGCCAGCTTCGTTCGTGTCGTTCGACGGCGGGCGCATTGCCATATATGCGTCCTGTCGGGACCCGAGCATCAAAATGCTTCGGTCGAAAGCAACTTGGGCACCGGCGTGTTCACCCCGTGTATGACCGAGTACACGACGGTCTCCATCCCGAAGGACCTCGCCGACCGCGTCGACGAAACCATCGAGGGCACGAGCTTCTCGTCGACCTCGGACCTCGTGCGCTTCCTGCTGCGTAGCATCGTCATCCAGCACCAGCGCTCGGACGGGCTGTCGGAGGCGGAGTTCGACGAGATCACGAACCAGCTGCGGGACCTGGGCTACCTGGAGTAGCGAGGAACAGCCGAGAGAATCACTGGAACTGTTCTTGGGGCGGCTCGGCGTCGACGACCGAGAGTTCCTGCTGGGTGCCGGCACGGTCGAAGGCACGGACCGTCTCGGCCTCCCAGGGTGGAATCGCGACGAAGACGACGGCGTGCAGGTCGTCCTCGATAGAGACGGACCGCCCGCCGGTCGGGTGCGAGACGAACCGGCCGTGGGTCTGGCCGGGGGGCGTCGAGAGGTCGACACCGAAGACCGCGTTCACCGAGCGCCCGGCGTCGGGCAGGTAGAAGTCGGTGAAGACGGGTGTCTCGGGCGGGAGGTCGTCGGCGCCGTCGAGGTCGCCGGCCGCCGAGGCAGCGAGCGAGAGCGTCACGCCCTCCGGGTCTGCCTCTTCGGCGATGTCGACGAGGACCTCGAGCAACCCGCGAGTTACGTAGACCACGACGGTCTCTAGCACGCGTGATGATTAAAACCGTCCGGTCGTTCGTCTCGCTGCTGTGGATAACGATGGCCGGCCGGACCGAGACCCGGTTCAGCCGTCCCAGAACTCGCTCGCCCTGCTTCTGCCGCGGCGTCGGAGGTCGGCGAGGAAGTCAGGGTCGCGGTCGAACTTCGAGTACGCGTCGAGGTTCTTCCGCAGGGTAACCTCGCGAATCTGTATCTCCTTGTAATCGGGATTGCCCTCGACGAACGCGTTCACCGTCTCGATGGTGTGTTTCTCCTGGTCGAGCGAGAGGTTCCCCGAGAGTTCGGTCCGCCGGTCGGTTATCTCGAGCATCGAGCGCGGCGGGACCGTCCGAGTTTCGGGGTCCATCGCCTTGGGGTCGATGCGGACGATCCAGATCTCGTCGGGCTTGTCCGCGACGTCGACGCCGGCCGTGAAGTGGCGTATCGGCGGGTTCTGCGAGAACAGGCCGTCCCAGTAGTAGCGGCCATCGATCTCGACGGCTTCGAAGATGGTCGGGACAGCGGCCGAAGCGAGGGCAGCGTCGGCCGCCTCGTCGGGGGAACCCACGTGCTGGAAGGTTTCGGGTTTCGCGGCCACCCTGTCTGCATCGGTCGTGAACACGGTGAAGTCGCCGCTCTGGACCTCGACCGCGCCGAGGAACAGTGCGGGGATGGCTTCATCGCTGTCGGCCTCCTCGCTATCCTCGAAGGCACCGGGCACGTCGCAGTAGCGATAGACTGTCTCGCGCAACTGGTCCTGTCCGACGTCGGCCCAGGGGTTGTAGTAGGGGCTGACGCCGACGGACCCGAATTCGCTCATGAACCTGCTACTCGCCAGCGACCAGTCGTTCGCGACGGCTTCGGCATAGGAATCAGCCGCCACGTCCCGCCAGAACGCGGTGAGGTTCGAGACCGCGGTCTCGGGCGCGCCCGCAGCCAGCCCTGCCCACCCGAGCAGCGCACAGATGCCGCCGCCGGAGGTCCCACTCAGCGCTATCAGGTTGTACTCGTCGGGGCAGTCCTCGAGGA
This window of the Haloarchaeobius amylolyticus genome carries:
- a CDS encoding glycosyltransferase family 4 protein; the protein is MTGTQQTDIRPLLVNTADTGGSATATTRIHRGLRRLGVDSRLLVQEKSTDEPTVVGPESTIDRAWSLARPHVDLLPLRLYGKSGGFGINWLPERKLSWIQDINPDLIHLNWVWRGALSVRSIGRLSRPVVWRLPDMTAFTGGCHYSFGCDRFEERCGSCPQLDSSIDTDLSRIGWHRKAHHWDDLDLTIVTPSTWLAEEARRSSLFGDRRIEVIPNALDTKTYRPRDPSLGRDFFGLPSDKRLVLFGAVDPMGDHRKGADLLQEALQSLSGDVDDVELVVFGAKEPSEAPDFGFPTNYVGYLHDDPSLVMLYSAADVMVVPSRYEGFGQTVSESLACGTPVVAFDATGPSEIVDHTESGYLARPYDSEGLSRGIDWVLNEANTENLSETARERAVERYEQEAVAEQYLELYNSIL
- the aglF gene encoding UTP--glucose-1-phosphate uridylyltransferase AglF; the protein is MKAVVLAAGKGTRLRPLTDDKPKGMVEVAGKPIITHCLEQLRDLGADEFVIVVGYMKEKIISHYGDEFEGIPITYAHQREQKGLAHALLTVEEHIDDDFMLMLGDNIFDANLQDVVRRQREDRADAAFLVEEVPWEEASRYGVCATNQYGEITDVVEKPDDPPSNLVMTGFYTFTPAIFHACHLVQPSNRGEYEISDAVDLLIQSGRTIDAIRIDGWRSDIGYPEDREQTEHKLQETGETGVDDDAGAPDKDAQETTAESRSE
- a CDS encoding NUDIX domain-containing protein, with translation MSEFTPKLDRIAEDEWETVVRNVPIVSIDLVVRSPDGIVLGKRTNEPAKGEWFVPGGRVHKHERLVDAARRVASDELGVKVEVIGELGAYEHLYHEAELDGDGKHYLANGFVVETDVGIDEMELDDQHDGLRAFEPADLPTDLHEYTAAYLRDSNSIEFPPE
- a CDS encoding GDP-mannose 4,6-dehydratase — its product is MNLSSKLAERTVFVTGADGFVGSHLVDTLVEYDANVHVFVRATSSGELNNIRHHSEDVTVHRGDLRDKHSVERALSALKGHSDSLIFHLGAQAHVGESWERPYETVDANVGGTLNLLQSVVDLDLDIAKFDTAGTSEEYGNVRDEVRENHDFVDDGRVLLSERSPVNPTSIYATSKLAADFLTMNYYDAYDVPTVTTRMFNNYGPRQNPRYITGTIISQALKRDRVELGNLTPKRDMCYVEDGVRGHLHVALGGNPGEQYVYGYGENVSMQEWADTILRVGTEEGYWDDPEIVQDEDRYRPGDSDVEELLVGHEKLTEETGWEPEVGWEEGIRRTIEWYAENERRWIGRVDWR
- the aglJ gene encoding S-layer glycoprotein N-glycosyltransferase AglJ; protein product: MADSDDVCVLVPTYNEAATIGEVVDGMREQGFENVLVIDGHSSDGTRDIAQQHGARVVKQSGSGRGSGKGQAVREGVLQHIDAEYVLMLDGDGTYRPDEAHDMLEPLFEGRAEHVIGDRFADMESGAMTRLNRFGNRMINTGFAVIHGQNFRDILSGYRAFTRESFERMTLNAEGFGIETELAVECARQGIRTEVVDITYLARPDESQTNLRPFRDGGGILLTLYLRSKTHNPLFYFGSVGGMSGLAGIFIGAWVGYEWFFRGVPHNILAMLAGVLLLLGVQLAMFGVLADTIVSLHQEQRSRLERIAEETRADTETVEETASAEN
- a CDS encoding ribbon-helix-helix domain-containing protein, whose translation is MTEYTTVSIPKDLADRVDETIEGTSFSSTSDLVRFLLRSIVIQHQRSDGLSEAEFDEITNQLRDLGYLE
- a CDS encoding patatin-like phospholipase family protein translates to MTNVAVACQGGGSHTAFAAGALQRILEDCPDEYNLIALSGTSGGGICALLGWAGLAAGAPETAVSNLTAFWRDVAADSYAEAVANDWSLASSRFMSEFGSVGVSPYYNPWADVGQDQLRETVYRYCDVPGAFEDSEEADSDEAIPALFLGAVEVQSGDFTVFTTDADRVAAKPETFQHVGSPDEAADAALASAAVPTIFEAVEIDGRYYWDGLFSQNPPIRHFTAGVDVADKPDEIWIVRIDPKAMDPETRTVPPRSMLEITDRRTELSGNLSLDQEKHTIETVNAFVEGNPDYKEIQIREVTLRKNLDAYSKFDRDPDFLADLRRRGRSRASEFWDG
- a CDS encoding GDP-L-fucose synthase family protein — encoded protein: MSYWDNKSVMVTGGAGFLGSHLVDDLKSRSENIDVFVPRSDEYDLRNRDDIRRALDDSDPDVVIHLAATVGGIGANRENPGRYFYDNAVMGIELIEQARQFDVEKFTILGTICAYPEETSVPFSEDDLFDGYPEPTNAPYGIAKKALLTQSKAYRKQYDFDSIYLMPVNLYGPRDDFDLESSHVIPAIIRKCVEARERGDNSITAWGTGEPTREFLYVKDAAEGILDATEKYDRSEPVNLGSGMEISIRELVETISDVTGYEGDVEWDTSKPDGQMRRCLDTSRAKEYFGWEATTGFDTGLERTVEWFEKEYV